Proteins encoded within one genomic window of Candidatus Nezhaarchaeota archaeon:
- the iorA gene encoding indolepyruvate ferredoxin oxidoreductase subunit alpha — translation MSRAMILEEAPGKKVLLLGNEAFARGALEANVQVAAAYPGTPSSEILETLASVAEAAGIYVEWSINEKVAFEVAYAAALTGLRSMCSMKHVGINVASDAIMVANYAGVEGGMVIISADDPFGHSSQNEQDNRIFAKFSELPCLEPATPQEAKDSVIVGCDLSEKCKLPVIIRSVTRLSHVRGDVELGPLPKEKRKPNLKRDITYTGFPALDHHKLLHERLNSILDDLERVPFNKVEARGGEKVGVIASGVGYNYVKEAAKLLNVEDDVGILKLGVVHPLPTRLISSFLKSYEIIYVVEEGLPFIEEQLKALCYDLEIHPKIFGKLSGQLPLEGELNPEIVAAGLAKILEIDYKPPEPIILRDVEIPRRTLSLCAGCAHLATFYAIKQAIRKEMKGDPRKQSIICGDIGCYGLGLFHPYNMFNTHICMGASIGCANGFAHTGIEQPIIAYLGESTFFHAGMPPLLNAVYNGANIVVIVQDNRIIAMTGHQPSPSSGYNAVGKPAPIILVEDVAKAFKVPFVRVVDPYNVDETIEAIREAIRARCPAVIVARRLCAELARREARRRGITITPPKVDKEKCTGCKYCITQLLCPALIWNESERRVDIDSLLCSGCKVCNKICPQKAIVGGSGIGDL, via the coding sequence ATGTCTAGGGCAATGATACTTGAAGAAGCACCCGGCAAGAAGGTTTTATTGCTAGGCAACGAGGCTTTTGCTAGAGGTGCGCTTGAAGCTAATGTACAGGTCGCAGCGGCTTATCCAGGTACACCATCGTCTGAAATATTAGAGACCTTAGCCTCGGTAGCTGAAGCAGCTGGAATATACGTTGAGTGGAGCATAAACGAGAAGGTTGCTTTCGAAGTTGCTTATGCAGCGGCCCTCACAGGTCTAAGATCTATGTGCTCGATGAAGCACGTAGGGATAAACGTTGCCTCCGATGCGATAATGGTTGCTAATTACGCTGGCGTTGAAGGAGGGATGGTGATAATATCTGCAGATGATCCTTTTGGGCACAGCTCACAGAACGAGCAGGATAACAGGATATTTGCCAAGTTTTCAGAACTGCCTTGCTTAGAACCTGCCACCCCGCAAGAGGCTAAGGACTCCGTGATTGTGGGTTGCGATCTCTCAGAGAAATGCAAACTTCCAGTCATAATCAGAAGCGTGACGCGATTAAGCCATGTAAGAGGGGACGTCGAGCTAGGGCCATTGCCAAAAGAGAAGAGGAAACCTAACCTAAAGAGAGACATAACTTACACGGGCTTCCCAGCATTAGATCACCACAAGCTACTTCATGAAAGATTAAACAGCATATTAGATGATTTAGAGAGAGTCCCCTTCAATAAAGTTGAGGCTAGGGGAGGAGAGAAGGTAGGGGTCATTGCTAGCGGTGTTGGTTACAATTACGTGAAGGAGGCTGCAAAACTATTAAATGTTGAAGACGATGTTGGAATCTTAAAGCTAGGAGTAGTACATCCCCTTCCAACAAGGCTCATCTCTTCGTTCTTAAAGTCGTATGAAATAATTTACGTGGTTGAAGAGGGGCTTCCATTCATCGAAGAACAGCTAAAGGCTTTATGCTATGACCTAGAGATACACCCGAAAATCTTCGGAAAACTTTCAGGCCAACTACCTCTTGAAGGCGAGCTAAACCCAGAGATCGTAGCAGCTGGTTTAGCTAAGATTTTAGAAATAGATTACAAGCCTCCAGAGCCCATAATTTTACGCGATGTTGAGATCCCTAGAAGGACATTATCCTTGTGTGCTGGCTGTGCACACCTAGCAACATTTTATGCAATTAAACAAGCTATAAGGAAGGAGATGAAGGGAGATCCGAGGAAGCAGTCCATAATCTGTGGCGACATAGGATGTTACGGATTAGGGCTCTTCCACCCATACAACATGTTCAACACCCACATATGCATGGGAGCTAGCATAGGATGCGCAAACGGCTTTGCGCATACCGGGATCGAGCAGCCAATTATAGCCTACTTAGGAGAGTCAACGTTCTTCCACGCTGGCATGCCACCACTTCTAAACGCTGTTTACAACGGAGCTAATATTGTAGTTATCGTTCAGGACAATAGAATCATAGCCATGACCGGTCACCAGCCAAGTCCTTCAAGTGGTTACAACGCGGTGGGTAAGCCGGCTCCAATAATACTTGTTGAGGATGTAGCTAAAGCCTTTAAGGTGCCTTTCGTGAGGGTTGTAGACCCCTACAATGTTGATGAGACAATAGAGGCTATCAGAGAAGCTATTAGGGCTCGATGTCCAGCAGTGATAGTTGCTAGGAGGTTGTGTGCTGAGCTAGCTAGGAGGGAGGCGAGGAGGAGGGGCATAACAATAACGCCACCAAAGGTAGATAAGGAGAAGTGTACTGGATGCAAGTACTGCATAACGCAATTGCTATGTCCGGCACTAATATGGAACGAGTCTGAAAGGAGGGTTGATATAGACTCGCTACTATGTAGTGGGTGCAAAGTCTGCAACAAGATATGCCCACAGAAAGCCATAGTGGGTGGTAGTGGAATTGGTGACCTCTAA
- the iorB gene encoding indolepyruvate ferredoxin oxidoreductase subunit beta produces MTSNRDRITIAISGVGGQGTLLASQIIGHAAIKAGFSVRISETFGMSQRGGPVVSHIRIARGDVYSPLIPLMTADIVVGFEALEALRASLKFLRYGGSVIVNTRIIYPVEVNRGDARYPPLEKILEVLQSIAGEVITLDATELAIKAGNPIAANIVMIGALAALEKLPIKAEDLRIAVMERVPREVEVNLRAFDLGFQAVRKRLKKEEK; encoded by the coding sequence GTGACCTCTAACAGGGATCGCATTACAATAGCCATATCTGGTGTTGGAGGTCAAGGGACCTTACTAGCCTCGCAAATAATAGGCCACGCTGCCATTAAGGCTGGCTTCAGCGTGAGGATATCCGAGACCTTCGGCATGTCGCAAAGAGGGGGACCTGTCGTTAGCCATATAAGGATAGCTAGAGGCGACGTCTATAGCCCTCTAATACCACTAATGACAGCTGACATAGTCGTTGGATTTGAAGCCCTTGAAGCCCTCAGAGCAAGCCTCAAATTCCTAAGGTACGGGGGGAGCGTCATTGTCAACACTAGAATCATATACCCTGTGGAAGTTAATAGAGGAGATGCGAGGTACCCACCCCTTGAAAAGATACTTGAAGTGCTTCAAAGCATTGCCGGCGAAGTGATAACTTTGGATGCAACCGAGCTTGCGATAAAGGCAGGTAACCCTATCGCAGCCAACATCGTCATGATAGGTGCATTGGCAGCTCTTGAGAAGTTACCGATTAAGGCAGAGGATTTGAGGATAGCAGTGATGGAGAGGGTGCCAAGAGAGGTTGAGGTGAACTTGAGGGCATTCGACCTTGGATTTCAAGCTGTAAGAAAGCGATTAAAGAAAGAGGAGAAGTAG
- a CDS encoding Mrp/NBP35 family ATP-binding protein, translated as MDSGKSGEQEVKLKEALSKIKHRIIVVSGKGGVGKSFVTANLAMAFALKGYAVGVLDADIHGPSIPKMLGLRGEVPIVSPVGVFPVIGPLNIKVMSMDFLIPSDEMPVLWRGPLKISALSQFVVDVVWGDLDVLFVDLPPGTGDEALSIAQMIQPDFAIVVTIPSEVSKLIVKKVVTFLKVLNVPVLGVVENMSYFTCPRCGSRYELLGSGGGKRLAEEMGVPFLGAIPMDSSINEACDKGVPYVVKSPDSEASKLFFEVVERFEHEIEKRKRETSVSSRS; from the coding sequence ATGGATAGTGGAAAATCAGGAGAGCAGGAGGTTAAGCTGAAAGAAGCTCTTTCTAAGATAAAACACAGGATTATTGTGGTAAGCGGGAAAGGCGGCGTTGGTAAGAGCTTCGTAACAGCCAACTTAGCCATGGCCTTCGCCCTCAAGGGATATGCTGTAGGCGTCTTAGACGCAGACATCCATGGCCCCTCAATACCTAAGATGCTAGGGTTGAGGGGCGAGGTCCCAATAGTCAGCCCTGTAGGAGTCTTTCCCGTGATAGGTCCGTTGAACATAAAGGTCATGTCGATGGACTTCCTGATACCAAGCGATGAAATGCCGGTGTTGTGGAGGGGACCGTTAAAGATAAGCGCTTTAAGTCAGTTTGTAGTAGATGTCGTCTGGGGCGATCTGGACGTTCTCTTTGTTGACTTACCTCCAGGAACCGGCGACGAAGCTCTATCGATAGCTCAAATGATTCAACCAGATTTTGCAATAGTAGTTACAATACCATCAGAAGTTTCTAAGTTGATAGTCAAGAAGGTCGTCACGTTCTTGAAAGTACTTAACGTCCCGGTGTTGGGTGTTGTGGAGAACATGAGCTACTTCACCTGTCCACGATGTGGTTCTAGATATGAGCTTCTTGGCTCCGGTGGAGGAAAGAGACTTGCTGAAGAGATGGGGGTACCGTTCTTAGGAGCCATACCCATGGATTCATCGATAAATGAAGCTTGCGATAAGGGAGTACCTTATGTAGTCAAGAGCCCTGATAGCGAAGCTTCCAAGTTATTCTTCGAAGTAGTTGAGAGGTTCGAGCACGAAATAGAGAAGAGGAAGCGAGAAACGTCGGTCTCTTCACGATCATAG
- the glyA gene encoding serine hydroxymethyltransferase — protein MSSLELVRKVVDLVRGHDNWRSNCLNLIPSENITSRLVRLVLTSDLGHRYAEGKPFKRYYCGTLFIDEIEVIAIELSKKLFNCKYASVKPISGTISNLAVFTAFTKPGDTIMALNIPCGGHISFAEMGGAGVRGLSVIDLPFNEGDMNVDVEKTVELILRVKPKLVVLGASLFLFPHPVRELSKTIEEVGGHVVYDGSHVLGLIAGGEFQDPLAEGALVLMGSTHKTFPGPQGGIVLSNNEEAMEKVEEALFPKLVSNHHLHRVAALAIALAEMMEYGRAYAKDVVANAKELARSLYERGFKVLCPHKGFTSSHQVVIDVTDLGGGRWASKRLEEANIITNMNLLPWDDLKKVNNPSGLRLGVQEVTRLGMKEEEMNFIAEKIEEVLLRGRDPRDAKKEVVKFMSSYQEVKYCFDGLNAYKLFDHLEALTSRIS, from the coding sequence ATGAGTAGCTTAGAGCTTGTACGTAAAGTAGTAGACCTTGTTAGAGGTCATGACAATTGGAGATCTAATTGCTTGAACCTCATTCCTAGTGAAAATATTACTAGCAGACTTGTTAGATTGGTGCTGACTTCAGACCTTGGTCACAGATATGCTGAAGGCAAGCCGTTTAAAAGATATTACTGTGGTACCCTCTTCATCGACGAAATCGAGGTCATCGCTATAGAACTATCCAAGAAGCTCTTTAATTGTAAGTATGCTTCAGTAAAGCCAATATCGGGAACAATCTCAAACCTAGCCGTCTTCACAGCCTTTACTAAACCTGGAGACACAATAATGGCTCTCAACATACCTTGCGGAGGTCACATAAGCTTTGCTGAGATGGGAGGGGCTGGAGTAAGGGGGCTTTCAGTCATTGATCTGCCATTCAATGAAGGAGACATGAACGTAGATGTTGAAAAGACCGTAGAGCTTATACTGAGAGTTAAACCGAAATTAGTGGTTCTGGGAGCGAGTCTCTTCTTATTCCCGCACCCGGTTAGAGAGCTTAGCAAGACAATTGAAGAAGTTGGAGGACACGTGGTTTACGATGGCTCTCACGTTCTAGGTCTAATAGCTGGAGGTGAATTCCAAGATCCATTGGCTGAGGGGGCTTTAGTGCTCATGGGGAGCACTCACAAAACATTTCCAGGCCCTCAAGGAGGGATCGTGCTATCAAACAACGAAGAGGCCATGGAGAAGGTGGAGGAGGCCCTATTTCCCAAGCTCGTAAGCAACCATCACCTGCATAGAGTAGCAGCCCTAGCAATAGCCTTAGCTGAAATGATGGAGTATGGAAGGGCTTACGCCAAGGACGTAGTCGCTAACGCCAAGGAGCTCGCAAGATCCCTCTACGAGAGGGGGTTTAAGGTGCTCTGTCCACACAAAGGCTTCACGTCATCGCACCAAGTAGTGATTGACGTGACGGATCTAGGCGGCGGAAGGTGGGCCTCTAAGAGGCTTGAGGAGGCGAACATAATAACGAACATGAACCTCCTGCCGTGGGACGACTTGAAGAAGGTTAACAATCCTAGTGGATTGAGGTTGGGAGTCCAGGAGGTCACGAGGTTGGGTATGAAGGAGGAAGAAATGAACTTCATAGCAGAGAAGATCGAAGAAGTGCTTTTAAGAGGAAGAGATCCAAGAGACGCAAAGAAAGAGGTTGTTAAGTTCATGTCCTCTTATCAAGAGGTTAAGTATTGTTTTGATGGTCTCAATGCCTACAAACTCTTTGATCACTTGGAAGCCCTCACATCTCGTATAAGTTAG
- a CDS encoding DUF2102 domain-containing protein, with protein sequence MERILIALLPSSRLTPSALAAAVAQLGLPVKIKVYGFGIVVEGDGDDLRKVMCLAWSLDPQHVFIKPRGFPIIDDRFTRREYRGPGYMRRKGLCQLDFELELAEKISEAMGGKRSELKFKIVECRYVRGYVTAFIVEDNGKTLVYCPEMMSMGVHACSGRCPYGEVVVWA encoded by the coding sequence TTGGAAAGGATTTTGATAGCGCTCCTTCCCTCTTCGAGGTTGACACCATCAGCACTAGCCGCAGCAGTAGCGCAATTGGGGTTGCCGGTTAAGATAAAGGTCTATGGTTTTGGAATTGTTGTTGAAGGCGATGGCGACGATCTAAGGAAGGTTATGTGCTTGGCTTGGAGCTTGGATCCTCAGCACGTATTCATTAAACCAAGAGGATTTCCAATTATTGATGATAGATTTACTAGGCGAGAATACCGTGGACCCGGTTACATGAGAAGAAAGGGGCTTTGCCAACTGGACTTTGAACTCGAGCTGGCTGAGAAAATAAGTGAAGCTATGGGTGGTAAGCGAAGCGAGCTAAAGTTTAAGATAGTTGAGTGTAGGTACGTAAGGGGTTATGTAACAGCTTTCATAGTAGAAGATAACGGCAAAACCCTTGTCTACTGCCCAGAAATGATGTCCATGGGCGTTCATGCTTGCAGTGGTAGATGCCCCTACGGAGAGGTAGTAGTTTGGGCTTAA
- a CDS encoding DUF2112 family protein, producing MKVLVFPFNSLILSDMVLRRGHEPLTSMKCIANKVKSGVEIPPFNVTDEDLKKVLTMVPIDIPAGAKGRVALMLPLISEAEAAIIMEDLENCFGPSGCARANMILLSLLARRGIPILKVKAPRNVDEARKLIEEVDKFLGRPKDISSLRLQRVASQTVVLKAYPSQETPTYPQVLPKVAVLGCGLEYSGVFCEVLKAIMDVGAEPYIPEYSKELVKKVDEVFGIKLVSGDLKALLAQTLSLEDLKVSIKGVVIMTCFRCGEGAFVRSLAKAFIIDKLKVPVVSYAFTEMTRAHNLRLRVEALCNIVLRRRLYRKPSRGLALGLDVGSTSTKAVVCNGLEVLGHSWTPSIDLKTDVEKVVEGSLKMAGVSVKQLDAIAVTGYGRLKASEIFPQAFVIDDVNSSALGAVLLSGYDNCLVLDIGGTDNKAIEVRNLRPVSFSLGGICAGASGKFLEVTALRLGVSIDEFGEMALKGLASGRTVLNAYCALFGLRDAVALLAKGVDKHEVAAAVCRSIAEQVLQQLLSEMRLVNPIVHVGGTSLVKGLSEALREVTGLNVVVPKYSQFAGAVGAAAMALNARDTYWKGF from the coding sequence ATGAAGGTACTAGTTTTCCCTTTCAATAGCTTGATATTAAGTGACATGGTCCTCAGGCGAGGTCATGAACCGCTAACATCAATGAAATGCATTGCAAATAAAGTTAAGAGTGGGGTTGAAATACCTCCATTCAACGTGACAGATGAGGATTTAAAGAAGGTGCTCACGATGGTGCCCATCGACATACCAGCTGGTGCTAAAGGTAGAGTGGCACTCATGCTTCCGCTGATTTCCGAAGCCGAGGCTGCTATAATTATGGAGGACCTTGAAAATTGCTTTGGACCATCAGGCTGTGCGAGAGCCAATATGATATTGTTAAGTCTCTTGGCTAGGAGGGGCATACCGATACTGAAGGTTAAGGCGCCGAGGAACGTTGATGAGGCTAGGAAGTTGATTGAAGAGGTAGATAAATTCCTCGGCAGGCCTAAGGATATTAGCTCGCTAAGGTTACAAAGAGTTGCTTCTCAGACGGTAGTATTAAAAGCTTATCCTTCTCAAGAAACTCCAACGTACCCACAGGTACTGCCTAAGGTAGCTGTTTTAGGCTGTGGGCTTGAGTATTCAGGGGTTTTCTGTGAGGTCTTAAAGGCCATAATGGATGTTGGAGCTGAGCCTTATATCCCCGAGTATTCTAAAGAACTTGTCAAGAAAGTTGACGAGGTTTTCGGTATTAAACTCGTAAGCGGGGATTTGAAGGCCCTACTAGCTCAGACATTATCGCTTGAGGACTTGAAGGTAAGTATAAAAGGTGTTGTAATAATGACTTGCTTTAGGTGCGGTGAAGGTGCTTTTGTAAGAAGCCTAGCTAAAGCCTTCATAATTGATAAGTTGAAGGTACCTGTTGTCTCTTACGCTTTTACCGAGATGACCAGAGCACACAATCTTCGACTTAGAGTAGAAGCTCTCTGCAACATAGTCTTAAGGAGAAGGCTTTATAGAAAGCCGTCAAGAGGCCTTGCTCTTGGCCTAGATGTAGGCTCAACCTCGACTAAAGCGGTCGTATGTAATGGGCTGGAGGTGCTAGGACATTCTTGGACCCCGTCAATTGACTTGAAGACAGATGTTGAGAAGGTTGTGGAAGGGTCCTTAAAGATGGCAGGGGTCTCTGTGAAACAGCTTGATGCCATAGCAGTCACTGGCTATGGTAGGCTTAAAGCGAGCGAGATATTCCCTCAGGCCTTCGTAATCGATGACGTGAACTCAAGCGCATTAGGGGCTGTTCTTCTATCAGGTTACGATAACTGTTTAGTGCTCGACATAGGAGGGACAGATAACAAAGCGATAGAAGTTAGGAACTTGAGGCCCGTGAGCTTTAGCTTAGGTGGAATATGTGCTGGAGCTTCAGGAAAATTTTTAGAGGTCACTGCTTTAAGGCTTGGGGTCAGCATCGATGAGTTTGGCGAAATGGCTCTTAAAGGCTTGGCGTCTGGAAGGACGGTGCTTAACGCCTATTGCGCTCTCTTCGGCCTTCGAGATGCTGTAGCTCTGCTTGCTAAGGGAGTTGATAAGCATGAAGTTGCGGCGGCAGTATGTAGAAGCATAGCTGAGCAAGTCCTTCAACAACTTCTAAGCGAGATGAGACTTGTGAACCCAATAGTTCATGTAGGAGGAACCTCGCTAGTCAAGGGATTAAGTGAGGCTCTTCGAGAGGTTACAGGGCTTAACGTTGTTGTACCGAAGTACTCACAATTCGCTGGTGCTGTTGGTGCTGCAGCTATGGCCTTGAATGCGAGGGATACGTATTGGAAAGGATTTTGA
- a CDS encoding MFS transporter, giving the protein MGAWGILWVTLIYKLQNEYFQCVVERVSLTRSLVVLITGLSIVFMAYGIRYTFSMLLPEMMMELNLSNTQAGLIYTSFLTLYTITSVFIGFLVDVKGVKRVILMFLPFFGIGTSLMSLTFSYWSGALFFSIAGMGASVCWTPIVVWIQKVYQDKRGSFLGILQVGCNVGFGVLGIVIPLLLPYIGWRGCWALLGGILLCWTMPLVKLAYEPQVQEALGRSLLEQVKGFKVFLKDRRLWLGGLSYMLASFAIMIPMTFVKAYTFFELGMDPVAATALFSVIGFTGIVGALIIPTMSDKIGRSFSILLCNSIMVLGLIGSAIMRPLFIEAILWNTMAGISYGAVWPLYAALIKDLYDWSIIGSVTGLWTLMCGIGLLSSPLVGGLIIDAFNSYRPAYIVGGIMALVSTVLAFLTTSLRERK; this is encoded by the coding sequence TTGGGCGCTTGGGGGATATTATGGGTTACGTTAATCTATAAGCTGCAGAACGAGTATTTTCAATGTGTTGTTGAGAGGGTCTCATTGACTCGAAGCTTAGTAGTCCTAATTACAGGGCTTTCAATAGTATTCATGGCTTATGGTATTCGATACACCTTCAGTATGCTGCTACCAGAGATGATGATGGAGCTAAACCTGAGCAACACCCAAGCTGGCTTGATTTACACGAGCTTCTTGACGCTTTACACAATAACCTCGGTTTTTATAGGCTTTCTCGTGGACGTGAAGGGGGTCAAGAGGGTCATCTTAATGTTCCTGCCATTCTTTGGCATCGGGACAAGTCTCATGTCCTTGACGTTCTCCTATTGGAGCGGAGCTCTATTCTTTAGCATAGCTGGGATGGGGGCTTCAGTTTGCTGGACGCCGATAGTAGTGTGGATCCAGAAGGTCTATCAAGATAAGCGGGGTTCTTTTCTAGGAATCCTTCAAGTAGGTTGCAACGTAGGATTTGGAGTCTTGGGAATTGTCATACCACTACTTCTACCTTACATCGGTTGGAGGGGTTGTTGGGCTCTCCTCGGAGGAATATTGCTATGCTGGACGATGCCTTTAGTGAAGTTGGCTTACGAGCCTCAAGTTCAAGAAGCCTTAGGTAGAAGCTTATTGGAGCAAGTCAAGGGCTTTAAGGTCTTTTTAAAGGATAGACGATTATGGCTTGGAGGTCTCTCCTACATGCTGGCTTCCTTTGCAATAATGATCCCCATGACCTTTGTGAAGGCATACACCTTTTTTGAGCTAGGCATGGATCCAGTAGCAGCCACCGCGCTCTTTAGTGTAATAGGCTTTACGGGCATTGTGGGTGCACTGATAATCCCAACTATGTCTGACAAGATAGGGAGGAGCTTTTCAATACTTCTGTGTAACTCCATAATGGTCCTCGGACTAATAGGCTCAGCTATTATGAGGCCCTTGTTCATAGAGGCAATATTGTGGAACACTATGGCTGGGATTAGCTATGGCGCTGTATGGCCTCTATATGCTGCCTTAATTAAAGACCTTTATGACTGGAGCATTATAGGATCGGTAACAGGTCTTTGGACCTTAATGTGTGGTATAGGTCTCCTATCATCACCGCTTGTAGGCGGCCTCATAATCGATGCCTTCAACAGTTATAGGCCAGCTTATATTGTGGGAGGTATCATGGCTCTAGTCTCAACCGTATTGGCTTTCTTGACAACCTCGTTAAGAGAGAGAAAGTAA